A window of Devosia chinhatensis genomic DNA:
TTTATCGTGACGCTGGGGACGATGGGTATCTTCCGCTCGCTCGTCACGTTCCTGGCCGATGGCGGCACGCTCTCGCTCAATTTCCAGGTCGCCGACGTCTATCGCCCGGTCTATTACAACGGATTTCTGGGCATTCCCTATCCGATCCTGGTCTTTGCCCTGGTGGCGATCATCGGCGAACTGGTCATGCGCCGTACCGCCTTTGGCCGCCATTGTGCCGCGATTGGCTCGAACGAGCAGGTCGCCCGCTATTCCTCGATCAATGTCGATAATGTCCGGCTCATCACCTACATCCTGCAGGGTATTCTGGTGGCTGTTGCGGTGCTGCTCTATGTGCCACGCCTTGGCTCGGCCTCGAGCACGACGGGCGTGCTCTGGGAGCTGGAAGCCATCGCCGCTGTGATCATCGGTGGCACCACGCTCAAGGGCGGCTATGGCCGGGTCTGGGGAACGGTGGTTGGTGTCATCATCCTCGGCCTCATCGGCAATATCCTCAACCTGCAAAGCTTCATCAGCCCCTATCTGAACGGCGCTTTCCAGGGCGTGATCATCATTCTCGCCGTGTTGCTGCAGCGCCCCAAGCGCCCCAGCTGACGAGGACATCAAGTTTTACATCGCCCGCAAAAGGGCATTTTGGGAGGACTGCAATAATGAAACTGGCAAAAACCCTTATGGCGTCCGTGGTCATCGCGACCGGCCTGGGCGGCGTTGCCCTGGCGCAGGACGACACGGTCACCATCGGCGTCTCGGTCCCGGCCGCAACCCATGGCTGGACCGGCGGCGTCAACTATTTCGCCCAGCAGGCGATCAACCGCCTTGGCGAAACCTATCCAAATGTCGAGTTCGTCTTCGCCTCGTCGCCGGATTCGCCCAAGCAGATCGCTGACATCGAAGACATGGTTTCGACCCGTGGCATCGATGCCCTCGTCATCCTGCCGGGTGACCCGGACGCGATGACCTCGGCCATCAAGCAGGTCAAGGATGCCGGCAAGTTCGTCACCGTTGTCGATCGCCAGCTGTCGATCGATGGCGTGGAGAACCTCTACGTCGCCGGTGACAATCCGGGCCTCGGCGCCAATGCTGCCGAATATATCAAGGAACGGCTTCCCGATGGCGGCAATGTTGTCATCCTGCGCGGCCTGCCGATCCCGATCGACCAGCAGCGTTTCGACGGCTTCATGGGCAGCATCGAGGGCTCCAACATCATGGTGCTCGAGAACCAGTTCGCCAACTGGAACCGTGACGACGGCTTCCGCGTGATGCAGGACTTCCTGACCCGCTTCCCGGAAATCGACGCCGTCTGGACCCAGGACGACGATATCTCGCTGGGCGCCATCGAGGCGATCAAGCAGGCCGGCCGTGAAGACGAGATGTTTGTGGTCGGCGGCGCCGGCATGCAGCAGATCATCCAGGCCGTTGCCAATGGCGACGCGCTGACCCCTGTCGACGTGAGCTACAGCCCGGCAATGATCGCCACGGCCATCGAACTGACGACGTCGCACTTCACCGGCGGCATCCAGGTGGCGGGTCGCTACATCCTCGACTCGACGCTCATCACCCAGGACAATGCCGAGCAGTTCCTGGACGCCGACAGCCCGTTCTGAGGTCTATCGAGACGCAAGTGGAAAGGGCGCCGCGAGGCGCCCTTTTTTATAACAGAATGTCGCAGGAACTCTTTGGCATTTAATGCATTTTTATGCCGAGCTCCGGGCGACGCCCGCATTCCTTGGTGCCGCTGGAGCTCACCAAATCCCCTCATGGTCAAACGCGCTCGGGCGTATAGCCAGCTTGCCTTATCGCATCCTCACCTTTGGCTCGGTCTCCGGCGAAGCTGACCTTGTGGTTGGGCAGGTCGATCGCAATCTGCGCGCCGGGCAGTGCCTGCTCCAATGCGCTGCGTACGGTGCCGACGCAGTGGGCGCAGGTCATGTCGTTCACGATGAACGTCGTCTTGTCAGTCATCTTTGTGTCCTTCTCCGGCCAGGTCATCGAGAATGGGGCAATCAGGGCGCGCATCGCCGTGACAACTATGGGCCAGATGCCCAAGCGTCTTCACCATGCCCTGGAGCGCCGCGATCTTGGTCTCGAGCGCTGCGATATGGGCTTGAGCAATGTTCCTCACCTCGAGGCTGGCGCGATCCTTGTCCTGCCACAGGGCGAGCAGTGCGGCAGTTTCCTCGACGGAAAACCCCAGATTGCGGGCCCGCTTGACGAAGCGCAGCACATGCACTTCGTCCGCGCCATAAACCCGGTAATTGCTCTCCGTGCGCTGGGGCGCGGTGATGAGGCCGATCTGCTCGTAATAGCGGATCATCTTGGCCGACACGCCCGATTGCTCGGCGGCTTGTCCGATATTCATCTCGAAATTCCCTTGATGGCGCGCAGCCGCTGAGCATTGGCAACGACGAAGACCGAGGACAGGGCCATGGCACCTGCGCCAATCATGGGCGACAAGAGCAGCCCGAAAGCGGGATAGAAAAGACCGGCAGCCAGAGGGATCAGCACGACATTGTAACCAAAGGCCCAGAACAGGTTTTCGGCAATATTGCGCAATGTGGCACGGCTGACCGCGAGGGCATTGAGCACACCCCTCAGGTCGCCGCCGAGCAGGATCACGTCGGCGCTCTCGATCGCGGCGTCGGTGCCGTTGCCCACGGCAATGCCGATATCAGCTTCTGCCAGGGCAGGCGCATCGTTGATCCCGTCCCCGACATAAGCCACGATGCCATGGGCCTCGCGCAGCGCCTTGATGGTGGCGACCTTATCGGCCGGCAGGACCTCGGCCTCGACACGATCGATGCCCAGTTCGGCGGCGATGGTTTCCGCCGTGCGGCGATTGTCGCCCGAGATCATCGCCGTGAGCACGCCCTTCTCGTGGAGGGCGGCGATCACGGCACGGCTGGTAGGCTTGATCGGATCGGCAATGACGATGGCCGCTGCGGGCTTGCCGTCGATGGCGACGACGATCGGGGTTTTCCCCTGCGCAGCCAAGGTGGCGATGGCCTCGCCGAAATCGGAAAAGTCGACATGGCCCATATGGCGCATGGCGCCCACCTCCACCCATCGCCCCTTGACGCGCCCGCTGACGCCCTTGCCGGCACTGGCGAGGAACTCGGTTGCTTCATCGAGAGGCAATCCGGCCTCCGATGCCGCGGCGACAATGGCATGCGCTATCGGGTGCTCGGACCGGGCTTCCACCGCAGCGACGAGGCCGAGCACCTCGTCGTGGGTGAAATCGTCGTCCAGGATGAAGTCGGTGAGCGTCGGCGTGCCTTGTGTGAGCGTTCCGGTCTTGTCGAAGGCGACCACCCTGGCGTCGCGCAATTGCTGCAGCGCCTCGCTCCTGCGAAAGAGCACGCCGAGCTGGGCGGCGCGGCCGGTGCCGACCATGATCGACATCGGCGTGGCCAGGCCCATGGCACAAGGGCAGGCGATGATGAGGACAGCCACGGCATTGACCAGCGCATAGGTGATCCTCGGCTCGGGGCCGAGAATGAGCCAGGCAAGCGCCGTGAACACGGCGATGAGCATGACGACGGGAACGAAAACTGCAGTCACGCGGTCAACGACGGCCTGAATAGGCAACTTGCCTGCCTGGGCGTCCTCCACCATGCGGATGATCTGCGCCAGCATGGTATCGGCGCCCACCCTGGTCGCCCGGAAACGGAAGGTGCCTGAGGTGTTGAGCGTGCCGCCCACCACCGGATCGCCGACGCTTCGCGAGACGGGCAGAGGCTCGCCCGAAATCATCGATTCATCGATATGACTGGTGCCGTCGATGATCTGGCCATCGACGGCGATCTTCTCGCCGGGACGGACGAGGACCACGTCGCCGACCTGTACGTCTTCGATGGGAACGTCGAGGGTGATGTCTCCGCGCACGATTCTGGCTGTCCGCGCCTGCTGTTGCATCAGCTGTCGGATGGCCTCACCAGTGCGGCCCTTGCCGATGGCTTCCAGCCAGCGGCCGAGAAGGATCAGGGTGACGATGACCGCTGCCGCCTCGAAATAGACGTGGCGGGTCTGTTCCGGAACGAGAAACGGCGCAAAGGTGACGATGCTGGAATAAAGCCAGGCCGCGCCTGTGCCCAGGGCGACAAGCGCATTCATTTCCGGCGCACCGCGGAACAGGGCTGGAAACCCGACGCTGAAGAAGCGCCGCCCCGGGCCGAAGAGCACGGCGGTGGCGAGGATGAAATAGCCCGCATAGAGCCATTGCGTCGGCACCATGGTCATCAACCAATGGTGGAAGGGCGGATAAAGATGACCACCCATTTCGAAGACGAAGAGTGGCAAGGTGAGGATGGCGGCGATGATCACGTCGCGCCGAAGTCGGGCGGTGTCTTCTTCATGATGATGGGCGAGGCCATCGGACTGCGCACCGGGCAGGCGCAGGCTGGCGGTGTAGCCGACCTTCTCGATGGCCTGAATCAAAGCGGCAGGGTCGCCGCCGCTGACGGTGGCGCGCTCGGTAGCCAGATTGACGCTGGCCACTTTGACGCCGTCTACCTTGAGCAGGGCCTTTTCCACCCGCGAAACGCAGGACGCGCAGCTCATGCCGGTGATGTCGA
This region includes:
- a CDS encoding substrate-binding domain-containing protein; translation: MKLAKTLMASVVIATGLGGVALAQDDTVTIGVSVPAATHGWTGGVNYFAQQAINRLGETYPNVEFVFASSPDSPKQIADIEDMVSTRGIDALVILPGDPDAMTSAIKQVKDAGKFVTVVDRQLSIDGVENLYVAGDNPGLGANAAEYIKERLPDGGNVVILRGLPIPIDQQRFDGFMGSIEGSNIMVLENQFANWNRDDGFRVMQDFLTRFPEIDAVWTQDDDISLGAIEAIKQAGREDEMFVVGGAGMQQIIQAVANGDALTPVDVSYSPAMIATAIELTTSHFTGGIQVAGRYILDSTLITQDNAEQFLDADSPF
- a CDS encoding ABC transporter permease, which encodes MSVSAPEIPAKARTGFKWDLKTVGPLAALALLVLLGITLNENFLTYNNITNVLARSSFIGIIAIGATFVITSGGLDLSVGSMAAVIAGVMIMVMNWLIPTFGIGWGVILAGMAAGILLGGVAGVGNGLMITRGRIEAFIVTLGTMGIFRSLVTFLADGGTLSLNFQVADVYRPVYYNGFLGIPYPILVFALVAIIGELVMRRTAFGRHCAAIGSNEQVARYSSINVDNVRLITYILQGILVAVAVLLYVPRLGSASSTTGVLWELEAIAAVIIGGTTLKGGYGRVWGTVVGVIILGLIGNILNLQSFISPYLNGAFQGVIIILAVLLQRPKRPS
- a CDS encoding heavy-metal-associated domain-containing protein, with protein sequence MTDKTTFIVNDMTCAHCVGTVRSALEQALPGAQIAIDLPNHKVSFAGDRAKGEDAIRQAGYTPERV
- the cueR gene encoding Cu(I)-responsive transcriptional regulator — protein: MNIGQAAEQSGVSAKMIRYYEQIGLITAPQRTESNYRVYGADEVHVLRFVKRARNLGFSVEETAALLALWQDKDRASLEVRNIAQAHIAALETKIAALQGMVKTLGHLAHSCHGDARPDCPILDDLAGEGHKDD
- a CDS encoding heavy metal translocating P-type ATPase; its protein translation is MKQNVQQAIGLDITGMSCASCVSRVEKALLKVDGVKVASVNLATERATVSGGDPAALIQAIEKVGYTASLRLPGAQSDGLAHHHEEDTARLRRDVIIAAILTLPLFVFEMGGHLYPPFHHWLMTMVPTQWLYAGYFILATAVLFGPGRRFFSVGFPALFRGAPEMNALVALGTGAAWLYSSIVTFAPFLVPEQTRHVYFEAAAVIVTLILLGRWLEAIGKGRTGEAIRQLMQQQARTARIVRGDITLDVPIEDVQVGDVVLVRPGEKIAVDGQIIDGTSHIDESMISGEPLPVSRSVGDPVVGGTLNTSGTFRFRATRVGADTMLAQIIRMVEDAQAGKLPIQAVVDRVTAVFVPVVMLIAVFTALAWLILGPEPRITYALVNAVAVLIIACPCAMGLATPMSIMVGTGRAAQLGVLFRRSEALQQLRDARVVAFDKTGTLTQGTPTLTDFILDDDFTHDEVLGLVAAVEARSEHPIAHAIVAAASEAGLPLDEATEFLASAGKGVSGRVKGRWVEVGAMRHMGHVDFSDFGEAIATLAAQGKTPIVVAIDGKPAAAIVIADPIKPTSRAVIAALHEKGVLTAMISGDNRRTAETIAAELGIDRVEAEVLPADKVATIKALREAHGIVAYVGDGINDAPALAEADIGIAVGNGTDAAIESADVILLGGDLRGVLNALAVSRATLRNIAENLFWAFGYNVVLIPLAAGLFYPAFGLLLSPMIGAGAMALSSVFVVANAQRLRAIKGISR